The Parambassis ranga chromosome 1, fParRan2.1, whole genome shotgun sequence genome includes a region encoding these proteins:
- the ccdc40 gene encoding coiled-coil domain-containing protein 40: MQSPRKEESSTSLQDGGSEAEEESEAAAAEVLTEDTAPHPHPENSLDAVHAVQENVAEVSLSPHNSHLNTSVDMQEQEPGEEEEEEEEEEFLIFNPEHPVARRQQAALSRHFSQQLKKINLDIKEKLAAEKADAGHIDAIGVEVFRKQELLVRLHNRMEDRHQIKAEVEAKHRRFQDQQEAAKRQHYSKTSQGSEAQTIVSQLQAELDSVMLQLVYTQEVSEHLWSEVKAVNTIRCKARVEKSQAGQQKHKQDLYLERLTQDMERLRQQIAMCDVQGGAQAEETQAAKEVLTEAEMELESLLLGRKQLLQQWNSSLLGMRRRDEALGAIQEAVRAAEHQATLLDKEAESYKKSIIAEEDQFETVHMQLNLSEMDAASTKKLLGQKQAQHEALQSHFSTCLRMLRETERTLATLTKEANIQQTELAVRKRQLEKESSVHLEVEDKIIAHMQQNLTYNKAAECSQRLTSKMASLKKEKMCKLQRLENEVLAVRMESLQIEQHMDSLILAQEALDEEIAKYNESLTLTESKISSLIKLIKQRQAAVINCHAKISQITARTGQEDLSPLQIKAQAVLTEIQAVAADIKSSQQLWMKRQGILVGLTQEMQANSREILKLETEFTIMHQKKVRLERQMRSENRDETELEKNSKTLKTELLKLNTLMSKNSELRQALQQENALMETDFCLRLKEAERGCIKMQMRHEKTQEEKERLLNSLLEAERQIMLWERKIQLFKETRSAVDSEVDQGEIRTMKREIHRMEVRLGHLMKQQEQLLRESEAVVAQRETIALRRDATLGTRHKRTTRGELNLCIHGLQRRIQETHKQVAETQQEIRELQGSTASLSDRLKQQKQQLMEMCSSNYIMSSHSADLQDTKDMNLAYLVTLQSRSKRLLGACAGRYQPSTTAKSVEDAMQSQAQRVNTISTILDQVCKEFPQHQGALRKLSRALAVKIR; encoded by the exons ATGCAGAGCCCACGGAAAGAGGAGAGCTCCACCAGcctgcaggatggaggaagcgaagcagaggaggagagtgaagcagcagctgcagag gttCTGACTGAGGACACCGCCCCACATCCTCACCCAGAAAACTCCCTTGATGCCGTGCATGCAg TCCAGGAAAATGTTGCTGAGGTGTCGCTGTCACCTCACAACTCACACCTGAACACATCGGTAGACATGCAGGAGCAGGAAccgggagaggaggaggaggaggaggaggaagaggagttccTTATTTTTAACCCTGAACAC cCGGTGGCCAGAAGGCAGCAAGCGGCTCTGAGCAGACACTTCAGCCAACAGCTGAAGAAGATCAACCTGGACATAAAGGAAAAG CTGGCAGCAGAGAAGGCTGACGCCGGACACATAGATGCGATAGGTGTGGAGGTGTTCAGGAAGcaggagctgctggtcagactgCACAACAGGATGGAGGACCGTCATCAGATCAAGGCTGAGGTGGAAGCCAAACATCGGCGCTTTCAGGATCAGCAGGAGGCTGCGAAGAGACAACATTATAGCAAGACCAGCCAGGGCAGCGAAGCCCAGACCATCG TGTCCCAGCTACAGGCGGAGTTAGACAGCGTGATGCTGCAGCTCGTCTATACACAAGAAGTCAGTGAACACCTGTGGTCTGAAGTCAAAGCCGTGAACACCATCAGGTGCAAAGCACGAGTGGAGAAGAGTCAGGCAGGACAACAGAAACATAAGCAG gaTTTGTATCTGGAGCGCCTGACGCAGGACATGGAGAGGCTGAGGCAGCAGATAGCCATGTGTGACGTTCAGGGCGGGGCTCAGGCGGAGGAGACGCAGGCAGCCAAAGAGGTCCTCACTGAG gcgGAGATGGAACTGGAGTCGCTCCTGTTGGGTcgcaaacagctgctgcagcagtggaaCAGCAGCCTCCTGGGCATGAGGAGGCGAGATGAGGCGCTGGGTGCGATCCAGGAGGCCGTCCG AGCTGCTGAGCACCAGGCCACCCTGCTGGACAAAGAGGCTGAGTCCTACAAGAAATCCATCATCGCAGAGGAGGACCAGTTTGAGACGGTGCATATGCAGCTGAACTTGTCTGAGATGGACGCCGCCAGCACCAAAAAGCTTCTCGGTCAGAAGCAGGCTCAGCATGAGGCCCTGCAGAGCCACTTCAGCACCTGCCTCCGCATGCTGCGCGAGACCGAGCGCACCCTCGCCACGCTCACAAAG GAAGCCAATATACAACAAACCGAGCTGGCTGTTAGGAAGAGGCAGCTGGAGAAAGAGAGCTCTGTACATCTGGAGGTCGAGGACAAGATCATCgcacacatgcagcagaacCTCACATACAACAAGGCTGCAGAGTGCTCCCAGAGGCTCACCAGCAAGATGGCCTCCCTCAAGAAGGAGAAG ATGTGTAAGTTGCAGCGGCTGGAGAACGAGGTGTTGGCCGTGAGAATGGAGAGCTTGCAGATCGAACAGCACATGGACAGCCTGATCCTCGCACAGGAGGCCTTAGACGAGGAGATCGCGAAGTACAACGAGTCACTGACCCTCACCGAATCAAAGATTTCTTCACTCATTAAACTTATCAAGCAGAGGcaggcggcggtcatcaactgCCACGCGAAGATCTCTCAGATCACAGCCAGGACTGGG CAAGAAGACCTGAGTCCACTGCAAATCAAGGCACAGGCGGTGCTGACTGAGATCCAGGCTGTGGCAGCAGACATCAAGAGCAGCCAGCAGCTCTGGATGAAACGGCAGGGGATACTGGTGGGACTGACGCAGGAGATGCAGGCCAACAGCAGGGAGATCCTCAAACTGGAGACCGAGTTCACCATAATGCATCAGAAGAAAGTCCGCTTAGAAC GTCAGATGAGGTCAGAGAACCGAGACGAGACGGAGCTGGAAAAGAACTCCAAGACACTGAAGACGGAGCTGCTGAAGCTCAACACGCTGATGAGCAAGAACAGCGAGCTCCGCCaggctctgcagcaggagaacGCTCTGATGGAGACGGACTTCTGCCTGAGACTTAAG GAAGCCGAGCGGGGGTGCATCAAGATGCAGATGAGACACGAGAAGACtcaggaggaaaaggagaggcTCCTCAACAGTCTGCTGGAGGCCGA GCGGCAGATCATGCTGTGGGAGAGGAAGATCCAGCTCTTCAAAGAGACTCGCTCTGCTGTTGACTCAGAGGTCGACCAGGGAGAGATCCGGACGATGAAGAGAGAAATCCACCGCATGGAG GTGCGACTCGGCCATTTGatgaagcagcaggagcagctgctgagggAAAGCGAAGCAGTGGTGGCGCAGAGGGAGACCATCGCCCTGCGGCGTGACGCCACGCTGGGAACCCGGCATAAGCGGACCACAAGGGGCGAGCTGAACCTCTGCATTCACGGCCTCCAGCGCAGGATCCAGGAAACACACAAG caagTGGCAGAGACTCAGCAGGAGATCAGGGAGCTACAGGGGAGCACGGCGAGTCTGAGTGACCGGCtcaagcagcagaagcagcagctgatggaaATGTGCAGCTCCAACTACATCATGAGCTCTCACTCTGCAGATCTGCAGGACACCAAAGACATG AACTTGGCCTACCTGGTCACTCTGCAGAGCCGCAGCAAGAGGCTGCTTGGAGCGTGTGCGGGCCGCTACCAACCCTCCACCACCGCCAAGTCAGTGGAAGACGCCATGCAGAGCCAAGCGCAGCGCGTGAACACCATCAGCACCATCCTGGACCAAGTGTGCAAGGAGTTCCCCCAGCACCAGGGGGCGCTGCGCAAGCTGTCTCGAGCACTGGccgttaagataagataa
- the card14 gene encoding caspase recruitment domain-containing protein 14 isoform X2, whose amino-acid sequence MAVECVPEGPDLKEMGEEELWDLINDNRHRISLSVRPCVLIPYLRQARVLTEVDEDEIISCHNLTNRCMRTSYMLDLLRTQGRNGAVALLEGLMIHYPNLYTQVTGRKPSTEPSRFSGLIKYSELTEYLVRAVTGMQKELQEARCEANRMTTRCASLESEIGQIMEQDEKSRSLQAENDRLQRHLISLQREITKLKDEKCELYIRFTAAIEEKSAVSSRLHDLNLQVYQLQTDLQSTQTQNEIQKRRSLRCVCSAETPQLQEEVRSLRCQLAKAEKLDPARQDILAQDLAEAIDSQVELAEQLQCYREENEQLLREKQGLLGQKECLSLQVQQLTLNCEIHQQKNNVIQNQMRELQTERDQAYLYRDEAQAMIARVLAEKDTLRCQLVELQERVFSLQSKRGARDQRQSSDSSVSSCEEFPGRRRLRRMDALNPLTLSLSNAEFEDPAATSVRSRNAEPPSPESLRRREEALYADSGPETAETDCLLDDFVFLPSVRSEDKLASRVCSSGGSRSYSLSRTSAPPFLMRSRPKAIRVSGRVLGISFQGAALLSQLAVVGGNKTGVFVHKVTEGSAAHTVGITPGAQIVEVKCEQNQKALRMVLEDSTLEEAMWALGQVTGICHLSLRPRQDDYDALLQQLQSNETASGDSFYVRVNVSLSAGLGGTLAVSCSDILHVTNTRPAGTEDVWHASQVHPCQLLDLQSGTVPNYYRAQRLLIRAIEEINFQTKKCQKTGREVARNKQKAVRIVSTGRLGRNPLWVSVEDDKTSSTETDASSAPKSCVTLMPYTLVTPHYPPVCRPILLLPTVLGRILDKKLAGWQGFQLCEPEVLSPTEHAARLQRSEILEEGEQGGNCYTLQGVEKVMKKGIHCVLPLGLDCVRRLHRFDIFPIIIFIGQSTRSARKLRQKLQRHGQTEEQLLTCSSSEEPLLDKLPCLYHSVAPDTWCDQTSLLTSLRSIIWEEQKKIVWVEPDLW is encoded by the exons ATGGCGGTGGAGTGTGTTCCTGAAGGTCCTGACCTGAAGGAGATGGGTGAGGAGGAACTGTGGGACCTCATCAACGACAACCGCCACAGGATCTCCCTGAGCGTGCGGCCGTGCGTCCTGATCCCCTACCTGAGGCAGGCCCGGGTTCTCACCGAGGTGGACGAGGACGAGATCATCTCCTGTCACAACCTCACCAACCGCTGCATGAGAACCA GCTACATGTTGGACCTGCTGAGGACCCAGGGGAGGAACGGTGCTGTGGCTTTGCTGGAGGGCCTGATGATCCATTACCCGAACCTCTACACCCAAGTCACAGGACGCAAGCCCAGTACTGAGCCCTCACGGTTCAGTG GCCTGATAAAATACTCAGAGCTGACGGAGTACCTGGTCAGAGCGGTGACGGGCATGcagaaggagctgcaggaggcacGCTGCGAGGCCAACAGGATGACCACGCGCTGCGCCTCCCTGGAGTCAGAGATCGGACAGATCATGGAGCAGGATGAGAAGTCCAGGAGCCTCCAGGCTGAAAACGACCGATTGCAGAGACACCTGATCTCTTTGCAGCGTGAGATCACCAAGCTGAAGGACGAGAAGTGCGAGCTGTACATTCGCTTCACAGCAGCCATTGAGGAGAAGTCGGCCGTCAGCTCGCGGCTCCACGACCtaaacctgcag GTGTACCAGCTGCAGACTGACCTGCAGAGCACCCAAACGCAGAACGAGATCCAGAAGCGGCGCTCGCTCCGCTGTGTTTGTTCTGCGGAGACGCcgcagctacaggaggaagtcAGGAGCCTCCGCTGCCAGCTGGCCAAGGCGGAAAAACTGGACCCA GCTCGTCAGGACATCCTGGCTCAGGACCTGGCGGAGGCCATTGACAGTCAGGTGGAGCTGGCGGAGCAGCTACAGTGTTACAGGGAGGAGAACGAGCAGCTgctcagagaaaaacaaggg ctcttGGGACAGAAGGAGTGCCTGAGCCTTCAGGTGCAGCAGCTGACCCTGAACTGTGAAATACACCAGCAGAAGAACAACGTGATCCAGAACCAGATGAGAGAGCTCCAGACAGAGAGGGACCAG GCGTACCTGTACAGGGATGAGGCGCAGGCCATGATCGCCCGCGTCCTGGCTGAGAAGGACACCCTGAGGTGTCAGCTGGTGGAGCTTCAGGAGAGAGTCTTCAGCCTGCAGAGCAAACGTGGCGCCAGAGATCAGCGGCAGAGCTCCGAT AGCTCAGTGTCCAGCTGTGAGGAATTCCCGGGCAGACGCCGGCTTCGCCGCATGGATGCACTCAATCCCCTGACACTGAGTCTCAGCAATGCAGAG tTTGAAGACCCTGCAGCAACAAGCGTCCGATCCCGAAACGCTGAGCCACCGAGTCCAGAGTCCCTCCGCCGAAGAGAGGAAGCCCTGTATGCCGACAGCGG GCCGGAGACAGCAGAGACGGACTGTCTGCTGGACGACTTTGTCTTCCTTCCCAGTG TGCGGAGTGAAGACAAGCTCGCCTCCAGAGTCTGCTCCTCTGGTGGCTCCAGATCCTACAG CCTGTCTCGGACCTCGGCCCCTCCCTTCCTCATGCGCTCCCGTCCCAAAGCGATTCGTGTGAGCGGCCGCGTCCTCGGCATCTCCTTCCAGGGCGCGGCGCTGCTCAGCCAGCTGGCTGTGGTGGGGGGCAATAAGACGGGAGTGTTTGTACACAAGGTGACCGAAGGCAGCGCCGCCCATACCGTCGGCATCACCCCCGGGGCGCAGATAGTGGAG GTGAAGTGTGAACAGAACCAGAAGGCTCTGAGGATGGTGCTGGAGGATTCCACTCTAGAAGAAGCCATGTGGGCTCTAGGACAGGTCACAGGCATCTGTCACCTCTCCCTCCGGCCCAGGCAGGACG ACTACGAcgcgctgctgcagcagctgcagagcaatGAGACGGCTTCAGGAGACTCCTTCTACGTCCGCGTCAACGTGTCGCTCTCCGCTGGCCTCGGTGGAACGCTGGCTGTGTCCTGCAGCGACATCCTGCACGTGACAAACACGCGACCCGCCGGCACTGAGGACGTGTGGCACGCCAGCCAGGTTCACCCCTGTCAGCTGCTGGACCTGCAGAGTGGAACCGTTCCAAACTATTACAG GGCGCAGCGGCTTCTGATCCGAGCCATCGAAGAAATCAACTTTCAAACAAAGAAGTGCCAAAAG ACTGGACGTGAGGTGGCCCGGAACAAACAGAAGGCAGTGAGGATCGTCAGTACGGGGCGCCTAGGCAGGAACCCACTGTGGGTCAGCGTGGAGGACGACAAGACCAGTAGCACAGAGACAG ATGCTTCATCTGCACCTAAAAGCTGTGTGACCCTCATGCCCTACACGCTGGTGACCCCACACTATCCGCCCGTCTGCAGGCCCATCCTACTCCTGCCCACTGTCCTGGGACGCATCCTGGACAAGAAGCTGGCCGGCTGGCAGGGCTTCCAGCTCTGTGAGCCCG AGGTGCTGAGCCCCACTGAGCACGCCGCCCGGCTCCAGAGGTCCGAGATCCTGGAGGAGGGCGAGCAGGGAGGAAACTGCTACACCCTGCAGGGGGTGGAGAAAGTCATGAAGAAG GGGATCCACTGTGTGCTGCCGCTGGGTCTGGACTGTGTGCGCCGGCTGCACCGCTTCGACATTTTccccatcatcatcttcatcggACAGTCTACGCGCAGTGCACGCAAACTCAG GCAAAAGCTGCAGCGCCACGGTCAGACCGAGGAGCAGCTGCTGACGTGCTCGAGCAGCGAGGAGCCGCTGCTGGACAAACTGCCCTGCTTGTACCACAGCGTGGCTCCAGACACCTGGTGTGACCAGACGTCGCTGCTCACCAGCCTGCGCTCCATCATCTgggaggagcagaagaagatCGTGTGGGTGGAGCCGGACCTCTGGTGA
- the card14 gene encoding caspase recruitment domain-containing protein 14 isoform X1 → MAVECVPEGPDLKEMGEEELWDLINDNRHRISLSVRPCVLIPYLRQARVLTEVDEDEIISCHNLTNRCMRTSYMLDLLRTQGRNGAVALLEGLMIHYPNLYTQVTGRKPSTEPSRFSGLIKYSELTEYLVRAVTGMQKELQEARCEANRMTTRCASLESEIGQIMEQDEKSRSLQAENDRLQRHLISLQREITKLKDEKCELYIRFTAAIEEKSAVSSRLHDLNLQVYQLQTDLQSTQTQNEIQKRRSLRCVCSAETPQLQEEVRSLRCQLAKAEKLDPARQDILAQDLAEAIDSQVELAEQLQCYREENEQLLREKQGLLGQKECLSLQVQQLTLNCEIHQQKNNVIQNQMRELQTERDQAYLYRDEAQAMIARVLAEKDTLRCQLVELQERVFSLQSKRGARDQRQSSDSSVSSCEEFPGRRRLRRMDALNPLTLSLSNAEFEDPAATSVRSRNAEPPSPESLRRREEALYADSGPETAETDCLLDDFVFLPSVRSEDKLASRVCSSGGSRSYSSLSRTSAPPFLMRSRPKAIRVSGRVLGISFQGAALLSQLAVVGGNKTGVFVHKVTEGSAAHTVGITPGAQIVEVKCEQNQKALRMVLEDSTLEEAMWALGQVTGICHLSLRPRQDDYDALLQQLQSNETASGDSFYVRVNVSLSAGLGGTLAVSCSDILHVTNTRPAGTEDVWHASQVHPCQLLDLQSGTVPNYYRAQRLLIRAIEEINFQTKKCQKTGREVARNKQKAVRIVSTGRLGRNPLWVSVEDDKTSSTETDASSAPKSCVTLMPYTLVTPHYPPVCRPILLLPTVLGRILDKKLAGWQGFQLCEPEVLSPTEHAARLQRSEILEEGEQGGNCYTLQGVEKVMKKGIHCVLPLGLDCVRRLHRFDIFPIIIFIGQSTRSARKLRQKLQRHGQTEEQLLTCSSSEEPLLDKLPCLYHSVAPDTWCDQTSLLTSLRSIIWEEQKKIVWVEPDLW, encoded by the exons ATGGCGGTGGAGTGTGTTCCTGAAGGTCCTGACCTGAAGGAGATGGGTGAGGAGGAACTGTGGGACCTCATCAACGACAACCGCCACAGGATCTCCCTGAGCGTGCGGCCGTGCGTCCTGATCCCCTACCTGAGGCAGGCCCGGGTTCTCACCGAGGTGGACGAGGACGAGATCATCTCCTGTCACAACCTCACCAACCGCTGCATGAGAACCA GCTACATGTTGGACCTGCTGAGGACCCAGGGGAGGAACGGTGCTGTGGCTTTGCTGGAGGGCCTGATGATCCATTACCCGAACCTCTACACCCAAGTCACAGGACGCAAGCCCAGTACTGAGCCCTCACGGTTCAGTG GCCTGATAAAATACTCAGAGCTGACGGAGTACCTGGTCAGAGCGGTGACGGGCATGcagaaggagctgcaggaggcacGCTGCGAGGCCAACAGGATGACCACGCGCTGCGCCTCCCTGGAGTCAGAGATCGGACAGATCATGGAGCAGGATGAGAAGTCCAGGAGCCTCCAGGCTGAAAACGACCGATTGCAGAGACACCTGATCTCTTTGCAGCGTGAGATCACCAAGCTGAAGGACGAGAAGTGCGAGCTGTACATTCGCTTCACAGCAGCCATTGAGGAGAAGTCGGCCGTCAGCTCGCGGCTCCACGACCtaaacctgcag GTGTACCAGCTGCAGACTGACCTGCAGAGCACCCAAACGCAGAACGAGATCCAGAAGCGGCGCTCGCTCCGCTGTGTTTGTTCTGCGGAGACGCcgcagctacaggaggaagtcAGGAGCCTCCGCTGCCAGCTGGCCAAGGCGGAAAAACTGGACCCA GCTCGTCAGGACATCCTGGCTCAGGACCTGGCGGAGGCCATTGACAGTCAGGTGGAGCTGGCGGAGCAGCTACAGTGTTACAGGGAGGAGAACGAGCAGCTgctcagagaaaaacaaggg ctcttGGGACAGAAGGAGTGCCTGAGCCTTCAGGTGCAGCAGCTGACCCTGAACTGTGAAATACACCAGCAGAAGAACAACGTGATCCAGAACCAGATGAGAGAGCTCCAGACAGAGAGGGACCAG GCGTACCTGTACAGGGATGAGGCGCAGGCCATGATCGCCCGCGTCCTGGCTGAGAAGGACACCCTGAGGTGTCAGCTGGTGGAGCTTCAGGAGAGAGTCTTCAGCCTGCAGAGCAAACGTGGCGCCAGAGATCAGCGGCAGAGCTCCGAT AGCTCAGTGTCCAGCTGTGAGGAATTCCCGGGCAGACGCCGGCTTCGCCGCATGGATGCACTCAATCCCCTGACACTGAGTCTCAGCAATGCAGAG tTTGAAGACCCTGCAGCAACAAGCGTCCGATCCCGAAACGCTGAGCCACCGAGTCCAGAGTCCCTCCGCCGAAGAGAGGAAGCCCTGTATGCCGACAGCGG GCCGGAGACAGCAGAGACGGACTGTCTGCTGGACGACTTTGTCTTCCTTCCCAGTG TGCGGAGTGAAGACAAGCTCGCCTCCAGAGTCTGCTCCTCTGGTGGCTCCAGATCCTACAG CAGCCTGTCTCGGACCTCGGCCCCTCCCTTCCTCATGCGCTCCCGTCCCAAAGCGATTCGTGTGAGCGGCCGCGTCCTCGGCATCTCCTTCCAGGGCGCGGCGCTGCTCAGCCAGCTGGCTGTGGTGGGGGGCAATAAGACGGGAGTGTTTGTACACAAGGTGACCGAAGGCAGCGCCGCCCATACCGTCGGCATCACCCCCGGGGCGCAGATAGTGGAG GTGAAGTGTGAACAGAACCAGAAGGCTCTGAGGATGGTGCTGGAGGATTCCACTCTAGAAGAAGCCATGTGGGCTCTAGGACAGGTCACAGGCATCTGTCACCTCTCCCTCCGGCCCAGGCAGGACG ACTACGAcgcgctgctgcagcagctgcagagcaatGAGACGGCTTCAGGAGACTCCTTCTACGTCCGCGTCAACGTGTCGCTCTCCGCTGGCCTCGGTGGAACGCTGGCTGTGTCCTGCAGCGACATCCTGCACGTGACAAACACGCGACCCGCCGGCACTGAGGACGTGTGGCACGCCAGCCAGGTTCACCCCTGTCAGCTGCTGGACCTGCAGAGTGGAACCGTTCCAAACTATTACAG GGCGCAGCGGCTTCTGATCCGAGCCATCGAAGAAATCAACTTTCAAACAAAGAAGTGCCAAAAG ACTGGACGTGAGGTGGCCCGGAACAAACAGAAGGCAGTGAGGATCGTCAGTACGGGGCGCCTAGGCAGGAACCCACTGTGGGTCAGCGTGGAGGACGACAAGACCAGTAGCACAGAGACAG ATGCTTCATCTGCACCTAAAAGCTGTGTGACCCTCATGCCCTACACGCTGGTGACCCCACACTATCCGCCCGTCTGCAGGCCCATCCTACTCCTGCCCACTGTCCTGGGACGCATCCTGGACAAGAAGCTGGCCGGCTGGCAGGGCTTCCAGCTCTGTGAGCCCG AGGTGCTGAGCCCCACTGAGCACGCCGCCCGGCTCCAGAGGTCCGAGATCCTGGAGGAGGGCGAGCAGGGAGGAAACTGCTACACCCTGCAGGGGGTGGAGAAAGTCATGAAGAAG GGGATCCACTGTGTGCTGCCGCTGGGTCTGGACTGTGTGCGCCGGCTGCACCGCTTCGACATTTTccccatcatcatcttcatcggACAGTCTACGCGCAGTGCACGCAAACTCAG GCAAAAGCTGCAGCGCCACGGTCAGACCGAGGAGCAGCTGCTGACGTGCTCGAGCAGCGAGGAGCCGCTGCTGGACAAACTGCCCTGCTTGTACCACAGCGTGGCTCCAGACACCTGGTGTGACCAGACGTCGCTGCTCACCAGCCTGCGCTCCATCATCTgggaggagcagaagaagatCGTGTGGGTGGAGCCGGACCTCTGGTGA